The following DNA comes from Coffea eugenioides isolate CCC68of unplaced genomic scaffold, Ceug_1.0 ScVebR1_744;HRSCAF=1474, whole genome shotgun sequence.
TGCTCCAGCAACTCCCTTTTCCCCTGACTCACATGCGATACCTTCTTTCTCCAAATTAGTAAAGGAATCATATTGACTGCCAGTATCAGCATTCATGGCTTTttcaaaaagaagaaggaagcaGAAACTTGAAGGTCCAGTTTAGCGTAAAATTAgaaaaatggctggaaaataaactacaaaaaaattcaaacctTGAAAAgttaaatctttttttcttcttcccgtcaacttttcttccatttttccctCAATCTGTTAGAAGAAAAACGAGATCCCTATCTATCCAATATATAGCATAAATGAGATCGTTAACAGCAGCAAAAGTAAAGTACTAAACAAGAGAtcagaaatttaaaacttttCTTACAAAAATTTGAAGGTCCAATCTAGAGTAAAATTGGGAAAAAGACTGAAAAAGCGAGAGTGAAAGACTGAGGCGAGCTATTCCCAAGCAAGGGGGTTTAAGCAGCAGAGCTAGCTTAGAGCCGGAATGGAAAATGGGGAGGAGGAGGGAGGGGGAGGAAGCAATCGAAAACCAAATGGGGCGACAGAGGGAGAGGTGGGCGGAAGCAGAGCAACGAAAGAGCAGGAGAGATCACCTGGTGAAGCGGAGAGGGCAATGGCGAGGAGGAGCAGGCAAGAGGAGAAGCACCATGGTTGATGATGGCAGCCACCTAATTGGTCAGGATGCAAGAGGTCAGAGTAGGCGGGCGAAGACGTGTAAGAGAGTTAAAGGAACAGTATCTTGTGAGGGGAAGCGGCTGAAGAGCTAAGTGGGGGATGGAGTGGGTGGAGACGGGACTAGGGAGCAGGCAAACAGTAAAAATAAAAGACAGGGCAGTGAAGCGGGAAGAAAAGCTGGCCAGCAAAACAACACCAAACAAACGGAAGGAAATTGAGTGCAGAGAGGTGATAATACGTGCAGAGAGGTGAAATTGAGTGCAGAAGGAGGTAAAACTTGGAGTGCAAAGAAGAGTGCCCAAGGAGGAAAAGCTTCGAGTGGGTGGAGTCGGTACAGAGGAAACTGACGAAGTGGCAGAGAGGTGACCGACGAGCTCAGCCAACCACCTGCAGGGCAGAAGAAAACAGTGCCAAGGAAAGAGACAAAAGTAGGCCCACGGCGAGAGGAAGGATCCGGTGCATCTAGAACAGTTGCCAGCCAATGGATTCGTTCCACGTCACCATCAAACGAATCCCCAGCCGCCACGCGGAGGACGACCACGTCCGACGTGGACACCGGGCGTCCGCCCTTAGTCTATATGTTTAATGAATCGTGCTCATGTTGCATTTGAGtgcgagttttttttttatttaattgtaaCTGTTGCCATAGCTTTtatgagataaaaatatgattaaaaatataaaaaaacgggttaaaaaatgtgtttatcatataaaacattatttgaaaaattttgatattcaaACATAGCCATAGTCTACCCAGCGCCTAGTACCTACCATGCACTATGGTATAAAAACTatgaattattattttatagggATAATTTATAAATCTCCCATAaagtttctgacaatttcactgagctctCTTGAGATTTAAAAAATTGTAGACACCTCCcttgtcatttaaaatgacaattttacccttaaatattttaatgaaattcccttATTTGGCatgcttatacttagaatgaattttaaaatcattattttttattttttcccttcttattctttttttttaaaatttttttttcaccaaTAAAACTATAAAACTACCACTATTACCTATAGtttttattataatcaaatattgaactagtgattttttttgacaaattaattttatatgcaatccaatgtttttgctgattcttgttttctattttttggtattaaaattaacaataaacaaaaaagaaattatcCAAAACCACTATtaaatgatgataattccactatttgaaaaattcataaactctaaatgaattatttcaccattttcttttctatcttataaatctaaatttataataaaatactATCAAAAGTATTATATTatagtaataaaattattattatagttgctTATCAATTAGTAGATATGGACATGAAAAATTTGACACATTTGCCTTACAATTATACTAAAgaatcttataattgtataaaaaaattaaaactcattataCAAGGGCATTTTGGGTATTCATATAAAAAATTGATCAAgtcaaaattattttaatattttgttactaaaactatcaaatcaaggaaggtaaatataatttttcaaaatttaggaaagctcagtgaaattgttagaaacctctggggaagtttctgaaattatccctattttaTATTATGAGATGAAATCTCCAACCAACCATGACCTGTTTTTTGTTGAACCAACCCATATCGTCATTATTGTTGCGAATGGTACTTGGTTAAAATCAGATTGATTAATATAGAGGTAGGTTCCTATGGAAATTGCATCATATGAGAGTAGATCCAATCTTACATCTTGATTCGTGTTAAACCCTTCGATCTTGAACTGATTGCTGCCACCCCCTTTACAATAACTATAACATCTCATAATGGGGAGAGTCTTGGCAACGACTTGAACAAGAAGTCTTCCCTAAATGATAAAAactgcaacttttttttttttttttttttgggttaggaAAGATAATATATGCGTGGAGATTAGAAAAAATGAACATACCGTAAGATCCCCTACTTTGACCCTATATTAAACCGCCATTCAAACCAAACCCCAAAATCAAAATCGCTgtagattttttcttttcctttcccttttttaAGAACAGTAGTAAGTAGTAACTATACAGAATATTTAAGTAAACAACAGAAGAAGCCGAAGCCCGAGTTGATTACTGATCTTCCGCAATCATCCACCATTTTTTCTCATCCCCCACTGCTTCTCTCTGATTTATTCCTTTTCATTCCTCTCTCCGGGAAATACTCTCCCTCTGATTATAGTTATTATTGAAATTGGGATATAATTAAGATCGATCAATTATCGGAATCGAGGCGAACGGCAAGAATATGGTTGAAACCAGGAGAAGCTCTTCTACTTCCAAACGCCCTCTTCCTTCTCCTTCCTCTCCTCTCCCTAAAGGCAAAAGATCCAAggttagggttagggtttgctGTTTTGATTTGGGGTGTCTTTTACACGCAACGGAATTTCATATGATTCTTGAATCTAGAAattcaattttattttcaagtgatttttttccaaattagtaGGAGTTAATGGGATTTTATATGGGTATAGGCCGGGGAGGCATCCTCGTCGACTAATGATTCTTCCGGGGAGGTGGGCATAGACGCCGCAAAGGAAAGCGGAAGGGAATCACGAGAGCAGGAGGTTCGGTCAGCTGATCTGACGGATGCTGACAATTTGAAGCTGTCGGACGGGGAGGTGCCTGAAAAATTGCCCGAGGGCCGACTTGAAAGTGAGCCTTTAGTGTCGCCCATGACTTTAGGTCCGATCTTTGTTCTTGCATGTTCTTGGTTGTGTGTTCAGCCGTGATTCTTGTTACTTCTTTTTAAAGAATTCTGGGCTTCCTTTATTATCTGTTTCATTGGTTTTTAGGTGATTCAGTGATTGATTTGGAGAAAACGAAATCTATTGGCAAGGTGTTAAATCGGGGCAAGAAGCGGCAAATGAAATCTAAGGCGGCGGCTGCCTGGGGAAAGCTTCTCTCCCAATTCTCTCAGGTACGCTGTCACTCTTGTTGCCCTCAGTCTTTACAGGGTGTTTTATGCTTATGGATGATACCAAAGATTTAGCAAGATGGAATTTTGGGATCTTTTGTTGCTTGTCCACTGAGTAATTTTTGGTTCTTTTCATCCGATGTATGGAATCAACATCTTGGGGCAAGGTGGAAGATTGCTACATTTTTTGAGATTAATTGTTGGCATTGTCACCTTAACGACTTTGTATGTCTTGGCTGGTTCAGTTCTTAAAAGACTTGAGATCTGTGTTGTTTTGAATTTCTACTTTTGGGACTTAGCATTTCTGAATCATCACAGCCAGGTTGCTGGAAATTCACCCTGCCCTTTCATCTTGTCAGGGTGAAGTTTGCTAGTTGATTGGATGTATCTTTGGGGTTCTGTAGTCTCTGGGTTTTGTGGGTTGAACCTCTGTTATCAACGACTTCACGAGGTTTTATCACTTGTATAAGACCTGCCAGCGACCCACGCTTTCTTCTGTATTTTTTGCTTAAGTCTTGAAATTACTTATTTTGGTATTCAAATATTATTTAAGATGTTTGACGAATAGACACAAATAAGGCTCAAGCAAATAAGACCATTTTGAGCGAATTTGTGTACCATGATTTGCTGTTGTCTAATCCTAGTCTAGATAAGTAGACATTAAATTATGTAATTAGGTAAGACATTGAGAAAACTACATTATATATAGTGTGTGGTTGGCTTTTAGAGTCATCTGGTTTGCACAACAATATTGAGCTTGCCATGGTTATTAGCTTGTGCCTTTACTAGGCAGTTGGTAGTGACATAAAATATTTCGTGGTAGACAGTAAATGGGCTTGTTCACAATTACAATGATCTGGTACATGGCAGGAAATAAAGTTCGTTTCATGGGTCATTTATGATTATATTCCGGCTATTTTGGATCATCCAACTGGTGAAACTTTCAGGCTCGTAATATGAAAAATGTGGTGTTTAAAATTCCTTTAATTTGAGGTTGCCTCCTTAAACTATTCGCTTGCTCATCAATATGAATTTCGACACTCTTTCTAATGAATTATAAATTTCTGGAACAAGTTTTATCCATTAGGTTGTATGATGCTTTGAATCTTGGAACCTCAAAACTCCTCTTTCTTCCGCTTGATGCTATGTAATGTGCGAGCAAGATCTTTCCATTCTATACTCGTAACCTGCTTGAACGCTCTTTTTCATGCATTGTAATTAATATGCCTGTTGGGATTGTTGTTCCTCTAATGGCCGTAAAGAAAGATTGCACCATCTTGTTTGGTATATGAATCATATGGCAGGTTTAAGGACTTCAAGTGCTTCTTTGGGATTCAATTAAAGTGTTTTTGTCATTATAATGATCTGCATATATCTTGGTTTTACAATTAAGCTAGAATGGTATCTTTTCGGAATACTTCTTTAGTGACGTACTTATTTATGTGGTTGGGGAATAAATGGATTTGCGACAGAGATCCTGTTGAGGAATTATGCAGTTGCTGCTTTGTAGTAGTTATAGGTGCATTATTTAAAGCACTGAATCCTGGTGACGAGTGAACCTATTTGTTTAAATCACCCTGTTGCTCCAAGAATAGTATTTGACATACTTTGTTTCTCATTCtttaatcacatattatttctggTGGGTCTGCATTTCGTTGTGTGCATGCTATTTTGTCATGTAACCGTAGTTAATTTTAAATCGTGTGTTTAGAGTGGAGattattttggaaattttttttactgtagcactttttggtGATGTGATGTGATGCGATTCATGTGACACAAAAAAGTTGGCTTGGAAAATAAAAATCTGGTAGGAAATGTGTTTAAGAAGTCTCCACATAATTTTTTCCAAGTAACTTGTGTCCAATCAAACCCATTGTTATCCCATATCTCATCATGCAGCTTTGCAGTTTTGCACGAAGAATTTGTACTTGGTTATTGAGGTTTCATTGGGTTTGTAGTCGATTATTTGCTATGTATCTTTGAAACATGTTAATGTAGGGCCATTTTTTGAAATTGGAAATGTCTGAATTAAGTACTTTAGTTTGATGAGTCAAAGTAGTGTGGAATATTAAATTCAGTATCAACTATCAAGTTCCTAACATGGTAAATCATGGTGCATGTTCCATTCAtgattttgttcttttctttgtcTCGAAAAATCTGAAGCCTATACTTTTGTTTTTACTGGGGagtttgttatttacttttattttctaTGGTTCTTGTTCCATCAGAATCGTCATGTTGTTATCAGTAATTCTACTTTCACTGTTGGGCAAGATCGCCAATCTGACTTGTGGGTTGGAGATCCATCTGTTAGTAAATCTCTATGTCGCTTGAGGCACATATCGACGGAGGTATGAAGTGAATTCTTATGTTAACAACAGATATCTTTAATGGCATAAATTTTCATTAGTGTGACATTTTCaggtgtcttgcatgcttacatattttgtttattccctttttattttttagagaGGATGTCCGGTCACTTTACTTGAGATTACTGGGAAAAAAGGTTCTGTCCAGGTTAATGGCAAGATATACCCGAAGAATTCTACTGTGCCTCTAAGTGGAGGTGATGAGGTTG
Coding sequences within:
- the LOC113758820 gene encoding uncharacterized protein LOC113758820 isoform X2; its protein translation is MVETRRSSSTSKRPLPSPSSPLPKGKRSKAGEASSSTNDSSGEVGIDAAKESGRESREQEVRSADLTDADNLKLSDGEVPEKLPEGRLESDSVIDLEKTKSIGKVLNRGKKRQMKSKAAAAWGKLLSQFSQNRHVVISNSTFTVGQDRQSDLWVGDPSVSKSLCRLRHISTERGCPVTLLEITGKKGSVQVNGKIYPKNSTVPLSGGDEVVFSSSGKHAYVSLH
- the LOC113758820 gene encoding uncharacterized protein LOC113758820 isoform X1, giving the protein MVETRRSSSTSKRPLPSPSSPLPKGKRSKAGEASSSTNDSSGEVGIDAAKESGRESREQEVRSADLTDADNLKLSDGEVPEKLPEGRLESEPLVSPMTLGDSVIDLEKTKSIGKVLNRGKKRQMKSKAAAAWGKLLSQFSQNRHVVISNSTFTVGQDRQSDLWVGDPSVSKSLCRLRHISTERGCPVTLLEITGKKGSVQVNGKIYPKNSTVPLSGGDEVVFSSSGKHAYVSLH